In Cyclopterus lumpus isolate fCycLum1 chromosome 17, fCycLum1.pri, whole genome shotgun sequence, a genomic segment contains:
- the LOC117747025 gene encoding leptin receptor gene-related protein → MAGIKALVGLSFSGAIGLTFLLLGCALEQYGIYWPLFVLIFYILSPIPTFISRRLSDDSDSSSNACRELAYFLTTGIVVSSFGLPIVLARNTTIQWGACGLVMTGNAVIFLTIFGFFVVFGGGDDFSWE, encoded by the exons ATGGCCGGAATTAAAG CGCTGGTTGGTTTATCCTTCAGTGGCGCCATTGGActtacatttcttcttctgggCTGTGCATTGGAGCAGTACGG GATATACTGGCCGCTGTTTGTCCTGATTTTCTACATATTAAGCCCCATCCCGACCTTCATATCCAGACGCCTTAGTGATGACTCTGACTCCTCCAGCAACGCATGCAGAGAGCTGGCCTACTTCTTAACAACTGGCATCGTGGTATCATCTTTCGGGCTTCCCATTGTGCTGGCCCGCAATACCACA ATCCAGTGGGGTGCCTGTGGTCTGGTGATGACAGGAAATGCTGTCATCTTCCTCACCATCTTTGGTTTTTTTGTCGTGTTTGGAGGTGGGGACGACTTCAGCTGGGAGTAG
- the LOC117746617 gene encoding phosphoglucomutase-1-like, protein MDNSLLQVLTIPTAPYPDQRPGTGGLRKKVHVFQSRRNYLHNFIQSIFSSIDLRDRQGSTVVVGGDGRFFNRTAIEVIVQMAAANGVGRMIIGHHGIMSTPAISCVIRKYKAIGGIILTASHNPGGADGDFGIKFNTANGGPAKEAVTNKIFHISRTIEEFAICPGLHVDLTTLGKQKFDLENKFKPFTVEIVDSVESYANLLRNIFDFAALKELLSGENHIKIRLDAMHGVVGPYVRRILCEELGCPLNSAINCVPLEDFGGQHPDPNLTYAADLVDSMREGQYDFGAAFDGDGDRNMILGKHGFFVTPPDSVAVIADNIFCIPYFQHTGVRGFARSMPTSAALDRVAKATKIELYETPTGWKYFGNLMDAGRLSLCGEESFGTGGDHIREKDGLWAVLAWLSILANRKQSVEDILKDHWLKYGRNYFTRYDYENVDIDAACEMMEDLEILIVDKSFVKQRFAVKDKIYQVEKADNFEYTDPVDSTISRNQGLRIIFSDGSRIIYRLSGTGCDVATVRIYIDSYEKEQILEDTQVMLAPLATIALKISQLHHRTGRSGPSVIT, encoded by the exons ATGGACAACAGTCTTCTGCAGGTGTTGACTATCCCGACAGCACCCTACCCCGACCAGAGACCCGGCACCGGCGGCCTGAGGAAAAAGGTCCATGTATTCCAGTCCAGGAGGAACTATCTCCACAACTTCATCCAGAGTATCTTCTCCTCCATTGACCTACGAGACCGACAGGGATCAACGGTGGTCGTGGGGGGAGACGGTCGCTTCTTCAACAGAACAGCTATTGAGGTCATTGTGCAGATGGCAGCAGCCAATGGG GTGGGTCGTATGATCATTGGACACCACGGGATAATGTCCACACCGGCCATATCCTGTGTAATCAGGAAATACAAAGCCATCGGTGGCATCATCCTCACTGCCAGCCACAACCCTGGTGGAGCTGATGGAGACTTTGGCATTAAGTTCAATACTGCAAATGGAG GCCCGGCCAAGGAGGCTGTCACAAACAAGATCTTTCACATCAGCAGGACCATCGAGGAGTTTGCCATCTGCCCCGGACTGCATGTGGATTTGACAACTCTGGGCAAACAGAAGTTTGATCTGGAAAACAAGTTCAAACCATTCACAG TGGAAATTGTGGACTCTGTGGAATCCTACGCTAACTTGTTGAGGAACATCTTTGACTTCGCTGCTCTGAAGGAGCTTCTATCCGGTGAAAATCACATCAAGATCAGACTGGATGCCATGCACGGAG TGGTGGGGCCGTATGTGAGGAGGATCCTCTGTGAGGAGCTGGGCTGCCCCCTCAATTCTGCCATCAACTGTGTTCCCTTGGAGGATTTTGGAGGTCAACACCCAGATCCTAACCTCACCTACGCTGCAGATCTGGTTGACAGCATGAGAGAGGGACAGTATGATTTTGGTGCAGCATTTGATGGTGATGGG GACCGTAACATGATCCTTGGTAAGCACGGCTTCTTCGTCACCCCACCGGACTCTGTGGCTGTTATTGCTGACAACATCTTCTGCATCCCATACTTCCAACATACAGGGGTGAGAGGCTTCGCCCGCAGCATGCCCACAAGTGCAGCCTTAGACAG AGTAGCCAAGGCAACAAAAATAGAGCTATATGAAACTCCCACTGGGTGGAAATACTTTGGAAACCTAATGGACGCAGGCAGACTGTCTTTGTGTGGGGAAGAAAGCTTTGGTACAG GTGGAGACCATATTCGTGAGAAGGATGGGCTCTGGGCCGTGCTGGCATGGCTCTCCATCCTGGCCAATAGAAAGCAGAGTGTGGAGGATATCCTTAAGGACCATTGGCTGAAATACGGAAGGAACTACTTTACCAG ATATGACTATGAGAACGTAGACATAGATGCAGCCTGTGAGATGATGGAGGATTTGGAGATTTTGATTGTCGACAAGTCCTTCGTGAAGCAGAGATTTGCTGTGAAGGACAAAATCTACCAAGTGGAAAAAGCAGACAACTTTGAGTACACAGACCCGGTAGACAGCACCATCTCCAGGAACCAG GGTCTTCGGATAATCTTCTCTGATGGTTCTCGGATCATCTACAGACTCAGTGGGACAGGTTGTGATGTGGCGACAGTTCGAATCTACATCGACAGCTATGAAAAGGAGCAAATCTTAGAAGACACACAG GTGATGCTGGCACCCCTGGCAACCATCGCTCTGAAGATTTCCCAGCTCCATCACAGGACGGGTCGAAGTGGCCCATCAGTCATCACATGA
- the LOC117746813 gene encoding angiopoietin-related protein 3-like, with the protein MRITLIPLLLVVAAACVPALCGKEEQPVLQLEAPVETRSRFAALDDVRLLANGLLQLGQSLREFVQKTKGQINDIVHKLNIFDHSFYQLSVLASEIKEEEEELKKTTVVLRANNEEIKGLSVEISSKVDSILQEKSRLQNKVEGLEEKLSSMSHGLVTIDQVAEIGGLKEVIHSQERSITALLNAVREQTDQLNHQRVKINILEEKFTVNTLTQETIERMPDIFNSEAPTLSPYLTSSSTNTASMTNLPTDCSDLFKRGERVSGVYAIRPTGTEPFMAFCDMSKDHGATVIQRRRDGSVNFDQNWEKYENGFGDFHGEFWLGLRSIHSLATQGNSVLHIQLEDWKQNRRFTEYRFNLNGPESNYTIHLTHLFGDLLDPMSNHTGMMFSTKDRDNDNHQESNCAHYYTGGWWFNACGDTNLNGRYFHMRPKWRSDRRRGIQWKSVQKASYSLKLTQISVHPVASPNTTPSTSASYETGVFL; encoded by the exons ATGAGAATCACACTAATTCCCTTATTGTTGGTCGTGGCTGCTGCCTGTGTCCCTGCCCTGTGTGGCAAAGAGGAGCAGCCGGTCCTCCAGCTCGAAGCCCCAGTTGAAACCCGTTCCCGCTTTGCTGCTCTCGATGATGTGCGTCTCCTGGCAAATGGCCTCCTCCAGCTTGGCCAGAGCCTGCGGGAGTTTGTGCAGAAGACCAAGGGACAGATAAACGACATCGTCCATAAGCTAAACATCTTTGACCACTCGTTTTACCAGCTCTCGGTGCTTGCCAGTGAAattaaagaggaagaagaggagctcaAGAAAACCACTGTGGTACTGAGGGCCAACAACGAAGAGATCAAAGGCCTGTCTGTTGAGATCAGCTCCAAAGTGGACAGCATCTTGCAGGAGAAGAGTCGGCTGCAGAACAAGGTGGAAGGgctggaggagaagctgagCAGCATGTCACATGGCCTGGTGACGATTGATCAAGTGGCAGAGATCGGTGGCCTCAAG GAAGTGATCCACAGCCAGGAGCGGAGCATTACAGCGCTGCTCAATGCTGTGAGAGAGCAGACTGACCAGCTGAACCACCAGAGGGTTAAGATCAACATTCTGGAGGAAAAG TTCACAGTCAACACATTGACACAGGAGACCATTGAGAGGATGCCTGACATCTTCAACAGTGAAGCACCAACACTCAGCCCTTATCTGACCTCGAGCTCGACCAACACCGCCAGCATGACGA ATCTGCCAACAGACTGCAGTGACCTTTTCAAGAGAGGGGAGCGAGTCAGTGGCGTCTACGCCATCCGACCCACCGGAACGGAGCCCTTCATGGCTTTTTGTGACATGAGCAAAG ATCATGGAGCAACAGTCATCCAGCGAAGGAGGGATGGTTCAGTGAATTTTGATCAAAACTGggagaaatatgaaaatggttTTGGAGATTTTCATG GGGAGTTTTGGCTGGGCCTCAGGAGCATCCACTCTCTAGCCACTCAGGGCAACTCTGTCCTTCACATCCAGCtggaagactggaaacagaacaGGCGCTTTACTGAATACAGATTCAACCTTAATGGTCCTGAGAGCAACTACACCATTCACCTCACGCATCTGTTTGGAGATTTGCTGGACCCCATGAGCAACCACACAGGCATGATGTTCTCCACCAAGGACAGGGACAATGACAACCACCAGGAATCCAACTGTGCCCACTACTACACAG GTGGATGGTGGTTCAACGCCTGCGGAGACACCAACCTGAATGGGAGATATTTCCACATGAGACCTAAGTGGCGTTCAGATCGTAGGAGAGGGATTCAGTGGAAGTCGGTCCAAAAGGCATCTTACTCCCTCAAGCTTACCCAAATCTCTGTACACCCCGTGGCTTCCCCCAATACCACCCCCTCCACTTCAGCCTCCTATGAAACAGGTGTCTTTCTGTGA